A window of the Miscanthus floridulus cultivar M001 chromosome 14, ASM1932011v1, whole genome shotgun sequence genome harbors these coding sequences:
- the LOC136502693 gene encoding citrate-binding protein-like, translating into MATSFFHRALDGGKAARTELVLLVLSVVLALASAASATGGCSSNLTAGFVQVELTESSFKVQSPYDLPENQRYSYDNVTGVRTFLVYAGDKPFNNVTAVTSPRSEVRLAGHDYSSGVWQFEGYGYVPTGTSGASVMQIHNEQGAAHATVLMLHVYNGTLRYYSGKAVEDRIYDRWFRLNVVHDVGASTVAVYVDGAYRLTVNVIPSASHYFKFGVYKQRHDVSPLMESRWRNITLYTKPY; encoded by the exons ATGGCCACTTCCTTCTTCCACCGCGCTCTTGACGGTGGCAAAGCCGCGCGCACGGAGCTAGTACTACTAGTCCTCTCCGTGGTCCTCGCCTTGGCGTCCGCCGCCTCGGCCACCGGTGGCTGCAGCAGCAACCTCACCGCCGGGTTCGTCCAGGTGGAGCTCACGGAGAGCAGCTTCAAGGTGCAGAGCCCCTACGACTTGCCGGAGAACCAACGGTACAGCTACGACAACGTCACCGGCGTGCGCACCTTTTTGGTGTACGCCGGCGACAAGCCCTTCAACAACGTCACCGCCGTCACCAGTCCCCGCAGCGAAGTCCGCCTCGCC GGCCATGACTACTCGTCGGGGGTGTGGCAGTTCGAGGGCTACGGTTACGTGCCGACGGGGACCTCCGGCGCGTCGGTGATGCAGATCCACAACGAGCAGGGCGCCGCGCACGCCACGGTGCTAATGCTGCACGTCTACAACGGCACGCTGCGGTACTACAGCGGCAAGGCCGTGGAGGACCGCATCTATGACCGCTGGTTCCGCCTCAACGTGGTGCACGACGTCGGCGCGTCCACGGTCGCCGTGTACGTCGACGGCGCGTACAGGCTGACCGTCAACGTCATTCCCAGCGCGTCGCACTACTTCAAGTTCGGGGTGTACAAGCAGCGCCACGACGTGTCGCCGCTCATGGAGTCGCGCTGGAGGAACATCACCCTATACACCAAACCCTATTAA
- the LOC136503137 gene encoding uncharacterized protein, whose amino-acid sequence MNSREADLTQAQYEQVCPSWCDNHRECWTEIVRMWRTDEAYARRADRQGRRAQMRGVSHHQGNQPLPQFATRWTQTHGGQEINEYTAYLLSHKGKATDPNNVYNPEDGPDAYTNPTAYEKATEYTVAAHQRYGETFDPHRRAPGHRPPAEVGTREAARPLLHGPQRPRPVPGSYADPGSIHAHELQRHPRSAPAAVSVTGKCRFVRRSLVSHLYIQSTLRM is encoded by the exons ATGAACTCGAGGGAGGCCGACCTCACCCAAGCGCAATACGAGCAG GTGTGTCCGTCGTGGTGCGACAACCACAGGGAATGCTGGACGGAGATTGTGCGCATGTGGCGCACGGATGAGGCGTACGCGAGGCGCGCCGACCGTCAGGGCCGCCGCGCGCAGATGCGAGGGGTGTCACACCACCAAGGGAATCAGCCCCTCCCCCAGTTCGCGACAAGATGG acgcagacgcacggtgggcaggaaatcaacgagtacaccgcgtacctcctctctcacaagggcaaggcgacggatccgaacaacgtctacaacccggaggacgggcccgatgCGTACACCAACCCCACCGCCTACGAGAAGGCCACCGAGTACACCGTCGCGGCTCACCAGCGCTACGGGGAGACGTTCGACCCCCACCGccgagcccctggacacagacctcctgcagaggttgggaccagggaagcagcacggccgctaCTACATGGCCCACAGCGCCCTCGACCCGTCCCAGGTTCCTATGCTGACCCAGGTTCGATCCACGCCCACGAGCTCCAGCGACATCCCCGTAGCGCCCCGGCGGCAGTCAGCGTCACAGGTAAGTGCCGTTTCGTTCGTCGTTCACTCGTTTCGCACCTGTACATACAATCAACACTGCGGatgtaa
- the LOC136502555 gene encoding citrate-binding protein-like codes for MAMASSFHRALGGGEAARTELVLLLVLSVVLALASPASATDGSTSNLTTGFVQVELPEGNFQVQSPYDVPENQRYSYDNVTGVRTFLVYASDKPFNTVTGTKPRTEVRLTGHDYSSGVWQFEGYGYVPTGTSGASVMQIHNEDAGAKATTLMLHVYNGTLRYYSGEAVEDSIYDRWFRLNVVHDVDASTVAVYLDGAPRLAVNVTPSASHYFKFGVYMQHHDVSPLMESRWRNITVYTKPF; via the exons ATGGCCATGGCCTCCTCCTTCCACCGCGCTCTCGGTGGTGGCGAAGCCGCGCGCACGGAGCTAGTATTACTACTAGTCCTCTCCGTGGTCCTCGCCTTGGCGTCCCCCGCCTCGGCCACTGATGGCAGCACCAGCAACCTCACCACCGGGTTCGTCCAGGTGGAGCTCCCGGAGGGCAACTTCCAGGTGCAGAGCCCCTACGACGTGCCGGAGAACCAACGGTACAGCTATGACAACGTCACCGGCGTGCGCACCTTCTTGGTCTACGCCAGCGACAAGCCCTTCAACACCGTCACCGGCACCAAACCCCGCACCGAAGTCCGCCTCACC GGCCACGACTACTCGTCGGGGGTGTGGCAGTTCGAGGGCTACGGCTACGTGCCGACGGGGACGTCCGGCGCGTCAGTGATGCAGATCCACAACGAGGACGCCGGCGCGAAAGCCACGACACTGATGCTGCACGTCTACAACGGCACGCTGCGGTACTACAGCGGCGAGGCCGTGGAGGACAGCATCTACGACCGCTGGTTCCGCCTCAACGTGGTGCACGACGTCGACGCGTCCACGGTCGCCGTGTACCTCGACGGCGCGCCGAGGCTGGCGGTCAACGTGACGCCCAGCGCGTCGCACTACTTCAAGTTCGGCGTGTACATGCAGCACCACGACGTGTCGCCGTTGATGGAGTCGCGCTGGAGGAACATCACCGTATACACGAAACCCTTTTAA